gccagctcctctgcagggccagccacagggcagagaggctgaggccttcccctgagaagaccctcagaagagccctgctgggtcaggccagggagggtccctccagtccagcctcccgtctcacccaggggccagccacagagcagagaagccgaggccttcccctaagaagaccctcagaagaaccctgctgggtcaggccagggagggtccctccagtccagcctcccgtctcacccaggggccagccagttcctctgctgggccagccacagggcagagaggccgaggccttcccctgagaagaccctcagaagagccctgctgggtcaggccagggagggtccctccagtccagcctcccgtctcacccaggggccagccagttcctctgcagggccagccacagggcagagaggccgaggccttcccctgagaagacagaagagccctgctttcgctggcaggggctcctgggaattgtagtccatggacatctggagggctgcagtttgactacccctgacagcaGTTATGGAGaggaataaggaaggaaggaggaaacagcTCAGCCCCTGGAAGGGGAAGTTCTGCCTGCCCAGTCGGCCTGGGAAAGGGTTAGCAAACACGTGAGCCTGAGAGATCGGGTGTATGTCACACGCTTGGCCTTCCCCCAAAGGCTCCTGTCTGAACTTTGCAGCCGTGGGATCACGCTGCATGGTGTGGCGGCTGTGGGTGCTGTtattccagacccccccccccccccgaatcccatTTCCATGCAAGTGCTGACCAGTCCCCCTCGCTGTGTGTGTTTCTCCGCAGGGGCTTCTTGAGCCGCGATGACATCGGCATCATCCTCATCAACCAGTTTGTGGCCGAGATGATCCGGCACGCCATCGACGCGCACACCAAGTCCATCCCGGCGGTGCTGGAGATCCCCTCCAAGGAGCACCCCTACGACCCCACCAAGGACTCCATCCTGCGCCGGGCCAAGGGCATGTTCACCGCGGAGGACTTGCGATAGACGGAGGGTGGGCAGTGTGCCTTGGGTCACCTGCCGTGGTGGCCCTTCCAGTGTCCTGTGGGGACTTTgcgcctgccctcctccagcgATGCATCACTCCCCTTGTGACCCTTTTGACTGtgctgccagggaaggggggcTCCTCCACCCTGCACTTTGCCCCCTCCAAGGGTTTTGTGGGCCTCGTTCTGCTGCATTCCTGCTGTGTGTCTTGCATCTGTTGTGTTTCCCTTGGGCAGAGTCTGTCTGTGTGTGGGCGGGGGAGATCCTGTTCATGCCCCACTCCCAGCTCAGTCCACCATCACAGTAACTGACCCCGCCCCTCATTCCGGCTGCATCTGTGTCGGCTTCCTGCCATTGGGAGGCCAGGTGGAGCGGGCTGGTTGCCATGTCCTGCCCTGGTCCTAAGGCCCATCTCATAACAGAGGTCTGTTCCTGAAGAAGCGATCTTTGACGACAGGCCGACTCTGTATCTCTCTGTTCTGAAGCCCTGCTCCCTTCTGCTTTTTGTGTGGTGTataaccccccccacccccctcagcaaATTGTTTTGCCTAGCAAAATTTGGGATGACAAATTAAACTAAATGACATGGTCTGGGCTTCTGTTCTTATGGCAAAGTGGGGGGAGGTGATTTTTCAGGCAGGGGCTGTGGATCAATAggggagcccctgcttggcatgcagaaggccccaggttcagtccctggcggcatctccagttaatggaGACCTCTGCGTGAGCCCCTGAAGagcagtctgagtaggcagtactgatTTTGATATAtgagtggtctgattcagcagggggCAGATTCatatcttttggggggaggggctgtggctcagtggcagagcctctgcttggcatgcagaaggttagTCCCGCCATCTGCAGTTAAAAAGGACCATGCAGAGCGTGAAGGACCTTgacctcagaccctggagagcaggacACATGAGCAGAGAGTCCTGAGCAGACagtcctgaccttgatggacccagggtctgactCAGCATCAGGCGGCATCGCGTGTGTTCATGTGACTCCCAGTAGATGTGGAGGAGCAATTgagtagagtccaggggcacctttaagccccACAAAGCTTTCTTCAAGGTACGAGCTTTCCGTATGCATGtgcgcttcctcagatacaacgtcATGGCGTGCAAGTCATCAGTTCATTCTTCTAGGCAAGCATGAGGCTatagaagccccccccctgcccccggttGATTCTTCAAGTTGTTTGAAAGAGCAGCATGCGGTTAAAAACCCCCAAGGtgatccttttggggggggggggcgaggcaaGGTTGTTTCAGATGCtacccgtgttggtctgcagaagaagaaagtTCAAGTCCAGCCGCCCCTTAGAAACCAAGAAGGGTTTGGGAGTGTGGGCTGTGCAGAGTTAAAGCACCCTTTTGTCAAGTAAAACGGGAGatctgaggggggcgggggctgTGAGTGCTTCCCTCCTGGATCTTGGGGCTGCTCCGTGCTTTTTTTGCCACAGAACGGGTGGCCCCCTAAAATCAACGAAGGCAAAGGGGAGACCTCTGGCCCTGTTTGCGGGGAGGTTTGACTGCTCTGCAGCCCCTGACACTGTGGTGTGGAGCGGCTGCAACGCTGACCAAAGAGCTGCTAATTGGACCCACCTGCATCAGGCATCTTGTTCTCTTGCTGGGGCCGAAAGCTATTTTCCGCCGGGATTGCATTGGTCATTCTCCCCGGGTGATCCAGTGTAGGGAAACTGTCCCCGTGccgtctctcccctccctgccatgctTGGAAAATGCTAACAGAACCTGTCAGACCAGAAGACCCTCAGTGGCTCTAACCACAAGTCATAGGTGGGACTGGGGCAGTGAGGCTTGGTCTCCGTGGTGCTTGTGGGGTGGGCAACAGCGGGAGAGAGGTCTTCTGGGGGTCTGGCTCGAGCgtccctgagccagcttggtgtagtgggttaagagcagcggcttctaatctggtgagccggggtgGATTCCCTGCACCCCCACGTGCAGCCGGCTGACTGACCTtggctcatcatagccctgatggcgctgctctcacacagcagttctgtcagagctctcttagccccacgtcccacacagggtgtctgttgtggggagaggaaaggggaaggcgattggaagccgctttgagactccttcggggagagacacCATATgaagtatgtggggctgagagctctaagagaactgtgactagcccaaggtcagtcaactggctgcatgtacacAGTTCACATTAGAGGCTTCTGCTCTTTACTACATcatgctgggtcagaccggggagggtccctccaggccagcctcccgtctcacccaggggccagccagttcctctgcagggccagccacagggcagagaggccgaggccttcccctgagaagaccctcagaagagccctgctgggtcaggccagggagggtccctccagtccagcctcctgtctcacccaggggccagccagttcctctgcagggccagccacagggcagagaggccgaggccttcccctgagaagaccctcagaagagccctgctgggtcaggccagggagggtccctccagtccagcctcccgtctcacccaggggccagccagttcctctgcagggccagccacagggcagagaggccgaggccttgccctgagaagaccctcagaagagccctgctgggtcaggccagggagggtccctccagtccagcctcccgtctcccccaggggccagccagttcctctgcagggccagccacagggcagggaggccgagg
Above is a window of Paroedura picta isolate Pp20150507F chromosome 5, Ppicta_v3.0, whole genome shotgun sequence DNA encoding:
- the ATP6V1F gene encoding V-type proton ATPase subunit F, with amino-acid sequence MAGRGKLIAVVGDEDTVTGFLLGGIGELDKHRRPNFLVVEKDTGLTEIEEAFRGFLSRDDIGIILINQFVAEMIRHAIDAHTKSIPAVLEIPSKEHPYDPTKDSILRRAKGMFTAEDLR